From Camelina sativa cultivar DH55 chromosome 20, Cs, whole genome shotgun sequence, the proteins below share one genomic window:
- the LOC104769643 gene encoding peroxidase 55-like — protein sequence MDTRSDDANKPMTMWFLGMLLFTMATESEAQLSENYYSSTCPNVERIVQQAVTTKFQQTPTTAPATLRMFFHDCFVEGCDASVLIASENEDAEKDAPDNKSLAGDGFDTVIKAKAAVEAQCPGVVSCADVLALAARDVVVLVGGTGFKVELGRRDGLVSKASRVTGKLPEPDLDVRSLVENFAKNGLSLTDMIALSGAHTIGFSHCNRFANRLYNFSNFMPLDPTLDPAYAQQLMSSCPRSGGNPAQAIPLDPTTQNNFDNTYFQNLVARKGLLTSDQVLFNDISSQATVIRFANNAEEFSSAFSSAMRKLGRVGVKVGNQGEIRRDCSAFN from the exons ATGGATACTCGTAGTGATGATGCAAATAAACCCATGACGATGTGGTTCTTGGGGATGTTGCTGTTTACCATGGCGACCGAGTCGGAAGCTCAGTTGTCGGAGAATTACTACTCCTCCACATGCCCCAACGTGGAGCGTATAGTTCAGCAGGCGGTTACTACAAAATTCCAACAAACTCCTACGACGGCTCCGGCAACGCTACGGATGTTCTTTCACGACTGCTTCGTCGAG GGATGTGATGCCTCTGTTTTGATAGCATCTGAGAACGAAGACGCAGAGAAGGACGCGCCGGACAATAAATCTCTTGCTGGAGACGGATTCGACACTGTAATTAAAGCTAAAGCCGCTGTAGAAGCTCAATGTCCCGGCGTTGTTTCATGTGCCGATGTACTAGCCCTCGCCGCGAGAGACGTCGTCGTGCTC GTTGGAGGGACAGGGTTTAAGGTTGAGCTAGGGAGACGAGATGGGCTAGTGTCCAAGGCGTCTAGAGTGACCGGGAAGTTACCTGAACCAGATCTTGACGTGAGAAGTTTAGTCGAGAACTTCGCTAAAAACGGGCTTTCACTTACCGACATGATTGCTCTCTCAGGCGCACACACCATTGGATTCTCCCACTGCAACCGTTTCGCCAACCGTCTCTACAACTTCTCTAACTTCATGCCCCTGGACCCTACGCTCGACCCGGCCTACGCACAACAGCTGATGTCATCCTGCCCTCGTAGTGGCGGGAACCCTGCCCAAGCCATACCCCTGGACCCAACCACCCAAAATAACTTCGACAATACTTACTTCCAAAACCTCGTGGCTCGAAAAGGCCTTCTCACCTCCGATCAAGTTCTGTTTAACGATATCTCGTCTCAGGCCACGGTGATCAGGTTTGCTAATAACGCTGAAGAATTCAGCAGTGCCTTTAGCTCTGCTATGAGGAAGCTCGGCCGCGTTGGAGTTAAGGTTGGAAACCAAGGAGAGATTCGAAGGGACTGCTCTGCTTTTAACTAG